AAAAGTGGCATCATTGGGTCTATTTTTATACCGTTCTACTGTACTGGTCATCCACATGTCTTCCGTGGTAAGATTTTGTGATGCCGCCTTTTGCCGTAACACATTTAAAGGCAAACTTAGTTTCACTTGATTGTCCCCTGTTGGTACAAAGACAACTTTCCTTGAGCATTCCTTCAGATGCATATTTGTTAACCGATAGACTGCCTCTTGAGCAGAGACCTCTCTGTTCTGTAGATAAACACTACCGAGATTTTTTAATGCAGCCTTTGCAGAAACATTTCCATCTTTTGCGGCTTCACTTTGAGCATTTCTTAACAGTAATCCCATTTCCCTTTCTGACTTTGAAATATAAGAAATTATGTACACTATGCATGCATATGCATCAATAACGTATTGTATGTCCATGTTTGCATTCCAACATTTTAGCAGTGACTTATTGTACGGATTTACCCAAACCGCTTTAACGTCCCTTTTCAAAACAACATGTGTATTTCGACTAAAGCGTTGATATGCATCCTCAAACGTTTCTTGATTTATGCCGAGGCTTTCAAACAAATGTTCCACAGAGTCGAAGCTCGCGTTTTTATCTGAAAGAGCAGTCTTTACTGCTGTCATAATTTCTGCTGCTCTGATAGATTCTTGCTGTTCCTCATTTTTACATGCACATTTTGCTAAAGCATCTTTATCTACCTTacatttgcattgttttttgtcattttcatcagttttcttaCGACTAATAAATGTCCTACTGGATGCTGGCCTGGGATAATTGAAACGACaaactgtgtttttctttttacatgattTGGTATGTTGCTTTGAATGCTCCTGTACAGACGTGACTATGTCTAATAATGCCTCATCTTCTGAAGGTAATTCACATGTTACATATTTATCGATAAATTCACATACTTcatcatctgtgtttttgtcaatCAGTGGAGCATTGAAAATCCAAAAAAAGCAGTGAGTATGAGGTGAACCACGCTGCTGAAATTCCACCCTGTGAAAGTAATCCAGGATTTTACCAATTGGATGTAAATCAGACATAAGCACCTCGCGCAAAAAGATATGCCAGCGAAAATCAAAATATCGTGCAGCAGCTACGGGATTGTGACGAAGCAGTTCACATTTGTCTGCCCATTCTAACTCTTCTGCTGTCTGTGTTCTAccgttattttttaatatactgtTCAGAAGGGTTTTCCACCGAATGTCAGCcgaagaaaatgaacaaaaccaggtaggaacaccaagcTGACGAACACAGGCAATCAGGTCTCGTTGTACTCCCTGCCAAAAAGCTGGGGTACCTCTTATAGGTTTAAGGAAACGATAACCTTCATCAAACTTTAATAAATCCCTCAATGAttcttcattttttaacatATCTTTGCTcagctttttaaatgtttgacctTTGTTTCCTTTGCGTAATGCAATGGATACATTTGAGATAACCTGCTCTATCTCAGACATGTactgagcaaaaaatatatattcaacattttgtgcAAACCTTCCATCAGCATGTAAAATTCTGTTGTTGAAATAACGTGCCAAAGTAAGTCGATATTGCCTACTATCGTGGTATGTATTTCGTCCCTGTGGAAATAAGACTGGGAAGCATTTGGCTTCATTTGTATGATCAGAAAGCAATTTCACAGGATTATTGCCTTCTGCTGGtgccaaatttaaaacatcatcaaAGTACTGATCGAGCGCTTCCTGGCCAATATCAACAGGCATTAAACAGGTGTCTTGAAACATACAATGTTGTTGTCTATCATGCAAAAGGTCGTCTTCAACATTTGAGTTTTCACCACTTTCAACATTATTGATATTTTCTACAACTTCACCTTGTTCCCTACAAAACTCATTTATCCAGGTTTCGTTAAAATTAACATCTTTATaatgcacatttgtttgttttaaaatttgtaatgctTGTCTTATGCGCATCGTATCAACAAATTGGTATTCATAATAACCTTTATATGTTAATTTTCGCTTCAGTTTTACAGCCAATAAAGACCCTTCCATATTTGAACGAGGCAGcaaattgtttgtttgcacaATATTTGCTGGAACACACGTCACTGGTCCATGTACTCCATTTTGCCCACCTTTAGGTAAAGCTAACATTTTCATAAATGGTATATGTAAGGCAATCAAATGTTGTTCCAAGCTATTCAAACATGCCAAGTCAGGTGGAATGGGTTGGACTGTCAAATTGTTAATTACGCATTCAGGAGGTATTTCGCCTTTAATAATCTTACCATTGCAGGTGAAGCAAATCCACAGCTGGCCTCTAGCTGACTGTAATGCCCTACATGGTACTACACAGTCCACACTACAtttgtgcaaatatttttctgttacaCATTTTTCTGCTATTGCagctactattttatttttcttgtaattatcggttttataaaataaaacctgGCGTCTAAATAACAATCTATGGCAGACGCTACACACAAATTCCGGCCCATTTTTCACTTTATCCCAAAAAATTTTCATAATGAAATCTATCTGTGTTGACTTCTCTTTAATTTTTTGCATCCTACATCTGGTAGCTGCCTTAACTTTTTTCTTGTGATCGGGATTACTATCGTACTTACATTTACTTCGAAGTTTAACGCTTTTCCTGTGCAACACGTTATGCCAATAATTTATTGTgctcatttctttcactttttccttGTGCAATTCATTTTGCCGATATTTCTTtatactcatttctttcactttttccttaTGCAATTCATTTAGCCGATATTTCTTtatactcatttctttcactttttccttatgcaattcattttgccgatatttctttatactcatttctttcactttttccttatgcaattcattttgccgatatttctttatactcatttctttcactttttccctATGTGTTTCATCTTGCCCATATTTATTTGCactcatttctttcattttttttctatgcggttcgttttgccaatatttttttatactcatgtcTTTGACTTTTTCTCTATGCACTGTGTTTTCACAATATTTCTTTACACTCAATTCTTGCACTTTTTCCCTTAGAAAAGGATTttcccaatatttttttctacttttgtccCTAAGTTTGTCCCGATGCAATGCATTTAGGTGATATTTCGCAACACGCATTTCCTTTAGTTTATTTCTATGCGATACGTTGTCTTGATAATTAGTTTTCTTTTGATATCTATATTTCTGTATcaaatactttgaaataaaactattactctttgaatattttgtttgcgCTATACCATCATCCTCAATATTCACTATTTCTTTCTTAATACTTAGTGTTCTGGTTAGATTCAAATTGTCAGTGTTGTTTACACTTTTAACACTTACTTGTTGTATACATGAACCTTGAACtatattttgccttcttaaaTTATATGCTTCGAAGTTGGCCAGATAGGCTTTACACAATCCATAACACTTCTGCAGTTCTGGATGATACACACAAATAACAGTTTCATAATGATTACCATTGCTATTTTCTAGGTAAATTCCCTCTTTTGCTTTTGAACTATATTCTAACCACTTACCatcataatatataaatatattgacTCCTAAACAATCTGCTGTTGCTTGAATTTCCACTTCAGTAGCCCAACTGCCAACATTTcgcatttttgatttttttatatactcaTCCACTGAAGAGTACTCACTccttaaaaatgtttcataCACAACTGCATTTGATTCCATTTGTTTTACAACAGCTAGTCTGATTTTTCTGTGGTTCTTTTGTGAACCACACACAGCTTGAGATACTGCTCGAAAGAAACAGTTCCCATCacctattattttctctttctggCATGGAAGCCCTAGTAAACCACCATTTGCAGACTCCTCTACAACAAGTTTCTCTAAATCCCATTTAAATCGTGTACATAAATCTTGGACAACTTGTTTACCAATAGGTTTAAATTGCATCTTTTTATGAGTCACATTGCCCATTATCTGCACATCAGCATTAAGTGCAGTAGCGTCACAACTTTGCATTGTCCTTGAAACGCTACTTCTCAATGACATCTTACATTGCTGTGATACAGTAGAATCCTGTGTAGTAATTTTTACATCCTTTACAGAGGGTTTAGCTTGTTGACCCACTGAACATTGAGCCATTGCTTGTAGTGTGTCTCCCTTATGAAAACCATTCAAGCTTCTGTCATCATAACGCTCTAAAGCATGACTTGAAGCTCCAAATGACACTGGTTGGGAATGTACTTTTTCTGCCTCGGTGTACGCATGGAGCTCAAATATTGTGCTGTTATTATCCAAACCTAAATTACGTGTAACTTCAGCCAGGGAATCCAATACAATCATGCCAACACCCTTTACAGAGTGTTCATATGAACTTGTCTGTGTCCGCACAACATGAAAACCTGAAAACTCAAAAAACGTTTGCCCTCTACATGTcttttttgtcaaattacaTATATGATCATAAACATCTTGAAGACAATTAAAGTAAACTATAACACTTTTACCATCACCATCTGGCATTCCACTAGCACTGCGAGCATGGGAATCAAATACTGCATACTGTCCATTTTTGCAAATGATTGCACATGTATAACAACCCATGGTCAGCAAACATAAATCAACTTGATCATGTATCTTTTGCAATCCTTTTAAAATAGTAACGTCTTGACATTCCACAATAATTGTTTTATCGACCATCGGTATAAATCCAGACACCACATCTATTTCCTTAAACTCAAACAGCGTTCCTTCAAAAACCAGCTGCTTTGGCAAGTCTGGCACCATTAAATAGTTATGTGAGCTACTGAACTTGTCACTATTCTTCAATAATGTATACAAACGATCACCTAAAACAAGAAGTTTGTCTAAATCTTCTGAACACCATGAAAACGCACTACTAGCTGTGTGATTTGCTAGACCCACATACGCTATAGCCATACACTGCTTACCTGGATGGTTCAACCGACTGTCTCCTTGATGAAAAGACCCATTCACACTTCTGCATTGACACTCTAGAGCATCACTTGGAGCTccgaatgatattgaatgaacaTTAATACTGGAGCTGTCAGTATGTGCATAACTGTCATATGCTGTGTTCATATCAGTCAAGAATGAATTACATGTAACATCACCTTCTAAAACATAACACATAGATGTATTTGCATTACCAATGGTCTTACTTTGTATACGCTTGGGACTGATCTTGGCTGCATGCTCCATGCGAGAAGTCCTCTCCCTCGGCAACTATAggtatatgacaaaaaaatacattttaacaaacgattcatttaataatttaacaTTACACAACATCACGGAACATGCATAGCATACACGTGGCAGAAAATGGTTACATATGTTATCTATATTTTTACAACTTCAACATTCGCCCAGATGAATGGCAACATCTTCAACAACAAACTACATCACTACATAGAAAACAATGTACTTTTATGGAACTTGTCATTTTAATGCAGAACACCAACCTCCTCCTGCACAGCGTCTTTCACAACACTGGAACAAGACAAACTTGCATCCACCACTGGTCTTTGTGTTAcctattaaacaaaaaacaaaacaaaacaaaagtaatccATACTTGCTATGTGAACGTATACAACAGCAACAAGGGTAGGCGATGAAATGATGTTGCATGCTCCAACAATCCATCCAACAAACAACTCTATGTTTTCatggttatatatatattacttatGCATACTTAAGCAACATTACAAAATTCACTTCTTTCACCCTCATTAGTTTACTTGATTTATACATAAATTTCCAATATTGCTAAAGCTTAAACAATGTGCTaaatcaataacataaataacaacaaccatGCATCACTAATAAGCACTTAtcataattttctttcttttctgaaattgtaaagcaagaaacaaacctcttgctgcacaacctcttccacaacactggaaaaacaaagactggcatccaccaccatcctttgtgttgcctgcaaaacaacaactacaaattaatttatatcatttatataacaaTTGTCTctcattgctacaaaacatgttCTCTTCTTTAAGGTGACTTTCTAAAGCAGGCcacaaacctcctcctgcacaACCTTTTCCACACCACTGGAACAAGACAAACTTGCATCCACCAACGGCCTTGGTGTTGCctattaaacacaataacaaaagtaaTACATACTTTGAATGTATACAACAGCAAAAAGGTTACgactgtgtgtttttgttgttgttttactatTACTTGCCCATTACAAAGTACACTTAATTCCTCCTCACTAGTCTGCTTGATTATACATAAATTACCAGTATTGTTAATGCTTAAACAATGTGTTagatcaataacataaataacaacaaccatACATCACTAATAAGCACTTATCataattttctctcttttctgaaATTCTAAAGCAAGAAACAAACCTCTTGCTGCACAACCTCTTCCACAAAACTGGAAGAACAAAGACTGGCATCCACCACCATCCTTTGTGTtgcctgcaaaacaacaactacaaatgaacttatatcatttatataacaaTAGTCActcattgctacaaaacatgttctcttttttaAGGTGACATTCTAAAGCAGGCcacaaacctcctcctgcacagCCTTTTCCACACCACTGGAACAAGACAAACTTGCATCCACCAACGGCCTTGGTGTTGCctattaaacacaataacaaaagtaaTACCTACTTAGAATGTATACAACAGCAAAAAGGTTAGATAATGAAATGATGTTGCATACTCCACTGAGCCAACAAACtactgtgtatgtttttttttttttattgttttactatTACTTGCACATTACAAAGTACACTTAATTCCTCCTCACTAGTCTACTTGATTATACATAATTACCAATATTGTTCATTCTTAAACAATGTGCTagatcaataacataaataacaacaaccatACATCACTAATAAACACTTATCTCTCTTCTCTGAAATtctaaaacaagaaacaaacctCTTGCTGCACAACCTCTTCCACAAAACTGGAAGAACAGAGACTGGCATCCACCACCATCCTTTGTGTtgcctgcaaaacaacaactacaaatgaacttatatcatttatataacaaTAGTCActcattgctacaaaacatgttctcttttttaAGGTGGCATTCTAAAGCAGGCcacaaacctcctcctgcacagCCTTTTCCACACCACTGGAACAAGACAAACTTGCATCCACCAACGCCCTTGGTGTTGCctattaaacacaataacaaaagtaaTACCTACTTAGAATGTATACAACAGCAAAAAGGTTAGATAATGAAATGATGTTACATACTCCACTGAGCCAACAAACtactgtgtatgtttttttttttattgttttactatTACTTGCACATTACAAAGTACACTTAATTCCTCCTCACTAGTCTACTTGATTATACATAAATTACATATATTGTTCATTCTTAAACAATGTGCTagatcaataacataaataacaacaaccatACATCACTAATAAACACTTATCTCTCTTTTCTGAAATTCTAAAGCAATAAACTAACCTCTTGCTGCACAACCTCTTCCACAACACTGGAAGAACAAAGACTGGCATCCACCACCATCCTTTGTAAtgcctgcaaaacaacaactacaaatgTACTTATTTATATTACAATAACTATTGTTActcattgctataaaacattttattctcccCTTCTCAAACTGAATAACAGCAATTATAAACTAGTCTAATATTTACATTACTCcccaataaaaaatacaaataaaaacacaaacctgTGACTTTGTCCTTTTGAAAACAACTCTCTGTTGATATCTCACATTTGATTTCtaatgaaagacaaaaaatatatatatttatatattccaCACATGCAGATTACAGCTTCTTTAGACaattatacacaatttaaatgtTATCAATCAAGAAGAATGTGTCACATAAATGACTGGACTCACTTAATGACAacacctgaaccatgaaatttaCATGAAAATTACCTTTTTGTCTCTTGGAGCAGCCTTCACAGGGCTGGACAGATCTGATGGTTTTATCTTATCCATCGCACCCAACATTTCACTGCTGAACCAAACTGGGGTTAGAGGAATAAAACATTCCTTTAGCACAACCTGtgaaatacacattttgaaaatatgttaCTGAATGCATCTTGTCTATAACAAATACACTATATAATTATTCTAAACAAACTAACGTTAGGCTGAATTTTCCTCTTTTTGGGAACCCCATCACAGGATTGTTCAAGTCCTGCTTGCGTCCTCTGCAATGACAGacatcatcatttttatttatcaacCTATACTGACCTTTACTTTGCTCAACTTTGGAGAATctaatgtaaaacaaatatatcaCAACActaaaaactacaacaacaaccaaGCTATTACAATATGCAACCATTACCTTCCTGCCTGGTCCAACAACAATCCACTCAAATGGGTTCAATCGACGAAGAACCAAAGTCTCACCCTTAACCACAATTTTTGGAATAGTTTTAACCGCTGGTGGCCTCGATGCTACTTGTATCTCCAACTTAGGTGTTTGGAGGTCAAGTtgctgataataaaaaaaacaaaacaaataacatgAAGATAAATATTTATGTTACTTATATATCACTCATATTTGCCtaaatcatgattcacaaacagcattatataaaatacatatctaaatacatatatactgcattcagaaaaatgtacatatttcCATACAACTACACAATTTAAGCACATTACAAACGTAAtacaaaactacaatgaaacaaattacagtaTAAAATGGCTAACCTGATGAACACCATCACACATCAACTGCACAAGAATACTCATCCCATGATCATCACTCAAGTGCACCTGCAAAAATaagtaacaattttataacactaCTAACCTATTTTATTCCAGTACTACCATACAAATCTAATCAATGTGTATATCCAATGATTCTGAATTATTATACCATAATGGAACTTACACCATCTTTACTCCACAGCTTCAAGTTCTTCAAAGGGAAGAACGCTGCAGTAGACATGTACTTGACCCCTTAAAAAGACATTGGGAGAGAACATCCTTCATTATGATTTTCTCCTATAGTCATCAATAATTTTATATCTATGTTTATTACCTATTAAAGTCTTTTTACATTCACAGTTTATATTCTGTAGGATGCACAGTTTACAGTGTAACAAAAACGCACACCATATGATAAAACATGTAAGACCTAACTGAATGTCATTATCTAGTAACTCACCCATACGTGCTGACACACGATGAAACTCCTGACGCAAGTAATCCTGCTGAGTCACATCCACGGTTAGACGTGGAGGAAAGTCCAAGACAAACACCTATTCAAAACAAGCAGCGTTTATAACTTACGTTTGTACTATTTTACCCATGAAAATATTTCCACATCACACTGCAATCGTGTATACTATACACCTCATAATAGTATTACAAATCTATTAATAAACATAATATACATGTACCTTATTAGGCCAGCGACCACAGACATTACCAAGGAGTCTGCAGAAATCTGCTCCTGCCTCGTCAGGGGTGCGGCTGGATGTCAGGTTATTGCTAGGAGCCAAAAGACAAACCACGTCTGGAGTTCTAGGCACAACAGCATGCTGCACCTCAGTAGTCAACTCGGTTGCACAAGCTCCGGGTGTCGacatgacgccaaaggaaaaaaaatcctttggcATCTCCACAAAACCATCTGCGATGCTCCGTAGGTGCGAGTCTCCAATGAGCAAGACAAACTATATGacataatgtacagtatttaatttAGCACAATCAGTATCCATTGcacttttttcttaaatgtagcACTAGAAACCATGTATACCTTCTTGTTTGAACACTCAGAGGGTATGACCAACTTGTGGCTTCGACCAGTAACGCAAGAAATTGGCCATTCTTGCACTTTGTGACGGCCACCAGTACCACCACCTATTAGCACATACAGAAATAATCATTATTGAATTACATTTCATGACAACAAAGGAAATAAAACACTGTTTAAATTTTTCTCCGCAATAATTCATCGGACGTCTTCGTGCTTAAAATATTACATACAAATGGTAGCTACTTACGTGCGCAAGTTGCATGAAATGGTTGCTGAACATCACCAAGTCGAAGACGTTCAGTCATCCTCCTCTTGGCTGCCTCCGAACGATGATAGCCTTTCCCCCGAGGCATCTGAGAAGCTAACAATCTACACTCCTActacaataaatatttaatatacaaTTACCTGTTactactaactaaataaataaaaaaataaaaacataaataaataaataaataaaaacactctaGAGGATACTCCAACAGCTGAAATAACGTTTGTGGAAATCTTGCTGTCTGTGCTCTCTGAATCTGCTGACGCAAAACCAGTGAAGAACAACAAGAGGAAGTCTCTTTCAGTGACAGTGGTTTAAATGTAGCCGCCCTTGAAAGAGTCTGACTTTTGACCAATAAGAACAGAAGGGGCGGGCAAAATATGATACTTCTATGAAATTTAAACATCAACACTGTTACACAATGAAATTTAAACATCAACACTTTTATACTActacttttatgttttgtaagCTATGTGCATTCTGTTTGTTTCCTATTGCCTTTGCTAATGATTACAATTccctcacatgtacaagcaaagTTTAGATAATTTTTAGCACTCCAATTTCACAATTAACAGCATTTCTTTTACTTACTATGGATACTTGTAATGCTAACTGATAGTATGTAGAAAATATTGCTTTTTTATCTATCAACATCTATATCCATACATTCCTGTGTTTTCTTGTCAATAAATTAAAGATACTGATGTTTCAAATGCTACTTAGAaaattgtattatatatcataacATGTCACTATCAATACTTTCATTGTAGCACACAACATAGATACAATTATTATTCTTACTAACAGTCACTCACCACTTGTGATCATGCTTTTTTATCAACTTTTATTAGCTCAGTGGCCACATGAAGGACAATATACTCTATAACTAAGTTGGCTGGACTGATAACATCATGGTATATAGCTTAAATACAATCGGCATCAGTTATagacagatttttgctatttgtagaaCTACCCTAAATAGCAAGGCTcaactgtaaatacatttttgctaAGAATAACTCACATGCAAATGGAAAGTGGCAACACTGTCCATATGAGTTCCCAGCGTGTTATATCTACCTgtctttcatatatatattatttctaGAATGTACTGTGTGACACAATTAATGAAGTTATTGGACATTATTTCAcaccatattgtgtttgtgttaccaaTAGCTGAATGAGTGTCATATTCAGCACATTTATGTTTgtcttttccccccccccaacaatccATAACTTTAGCTTGTGTGTCAAATAATAACATGCTGATCCATTCCGTGTTCTAATTGATTGGTCACCTAAAAACTACTTTTGAAAttacacatttcttttttttgattttGGCCATCTGATTAATTGGTAAGACATtactcatattattattatttttttgtaccttacaagattatctcttgtgccacattaaacccctttgcgggcctgagccaaaccacggtccatacttttgataccactgctttatttcaatggtcaagtacttcataaccacacctacttatgcttgtacttgcatatatagtagacaacaaagagctctttcaacaaagaacatttccatctacaaagtcatacaaggtaagcactctgtaAATTCTGCCATCACTACACTTCAATTCCtacattatcacttcaaatacc
This genomic window from Festucalex cinctus isolate MCC-2025b chromosome 20, RoL_Fcin_1.0, whole genome shotgun sequence contains:
- the LOC144009028 gene encoding uncharacterized protein LOC144009028 isoform X2, whose product is MVVDASLCSSSFVEEVVQQEATPRPLVDASLSCSSGVEKAVQEEATQRMVVDASLCSSSFVEEVVQQEATPRPLVDASLSCSSGVEKVVQEEATQRMVVDASLCFSSVVEEVVQQEVTQRPVVDASLSCSSVVKDAVQEELPRERTSRMEHAAKISPKRIQSKTIGNANTSMCYVLEGDVTCNSFLTDMNTAYDSYAHTDSSSINVHSISFGAPSDALECQCRSVNGSFHQGDSRLNHPGKQCMAIAYVGLANHTASSAFSWCSEDLDKLLVLGDRLYTLLKNSDKFSSSHNYLMVPDLPKQLVFEGTLFEFKEIDVVSGFIPMVDKTIIVECQDVTILKGLQKIHDQVDLCLLTMGCYTCAIICKNGQYAVFDSHARSASGMPDGDGKSVIVYFNCLQDVYDHICNLTKKTCRGQTFFEFSGFHVVRTQTSSYEHSVKGVGMIVLDSLAEVTRNLGLDNNSTIFELHAYTEAEKVHSQPVSFGASSHALERYDDRSLNGFHKGDTLQAMAQCSVGQQAKPSVKDVKITTQDSTVSQQCKMSLRSSVSRTMQSCDATALNADVQIMGNVTHKKMQFKPIGKQVVQDLCTRFKWDLEKLVVEESANGGLLGLPCQKEKIIGDGNCFFRAVSQAVCGSQKNHRKIRLAVVKQMESNAVVYETFLRSEYSSVDEYIKKSKMRNVGSWATEVEIQATADCLGVNIFIYYDGKWLEYSSKAKEGIYLENSNGNHYETVICVYHPELQKCYGLCKAYLANFEAYNLRRQNIVQGSCIQQVSVKSVNNTDNLNLTRTLSIKKEIVNIEDDGIAQTKYSKSNSFISKYLIQKYRYQKKTNYQDNVSHRNKLKEMRVAKYHLNALHRDKLRDKSRKKYWENPFLREKVQELSVKKYCENTVHREKVKDMSIKKYWQNEPHRKKMKEMSANKYGQDETHREKVKEMSIKKYRQNELHKEKVKEMSIKKYRQNELHKEKVKEMSIKKYRLNELHKEKVKEMSIKKYRQNELHKEKVKEMSTINYWHNVLHRKSVKLRSKCKYDSNPDHKKKVKAATRCRMQKIKEKSTQIDFIMKIFWDKVKNGPEFVCSVCHRLLFRRQVLFYKTDNYKKNKIVAAIAEKCVTEKYLHKCSVDCVVPCRALQSARGQLWICFTCNGKIIKGEIPPECVINNLTVQPIPPDLACLNSLEQHLIALHIPFMKMLALPKGGQNGVHGPVTCVPANIVQTNNLLPRSNMEGSLLAVKLKRKLTYKGYYEYQFVDTMRIRQALQILKQTNVHYKDVNFNETWINEFCREQGEVVENINNVESGENSNVEDDLLHDRQQHCMFQDTCLMPVDIGQEALDQYFDDVLNLAPAEGNNPVKLLSDHTNEAKCFPVLFPQGRNTYHDSRQYRLTLARYFNNRILHADGRFAQNVEYIFFAQYMSEIEQVISNVSIALRKGNKGQTFKKLSKDMLKNEESLRDLLKFDEGYRFLKPIRGTPAFWQGVQRDLIACVRQLGVPTWFCSFSSADIRWKTLLNSILKNNGRTQTAEELEWADKCELLRHNPVAAARYFDFRWHIFLREVLMSDLHPIGKILDYFHRVEFQQRGSPHTHCFFWIFNAPLIDKNTDDEVCEFIDKYVTCELPSEDEALLDIVTSVQEHSKQHTKSCKKKNTVCRFNYPRPASSRTFISRKKTDENDKKQCKCKVDKDALAKCACKNEEQQESIRAAEIMTAVKTALSDKNASFDSVEHLFESLGINQETFEDAYQRFSRNTHVVLKRDVKAVWVNPYNKSLLKCWNANMDIQYVIDAYACIVYIISYISKSEREMGLLLRNAQSEAAKDGNVSAKAALKNLGSVYLQNREVSAQEAVYRLTNMHLKECSRKVVFVPTGDNQVKLSLPLNVLRQKAASQNLTTEDMWMTSTVERYKNRPNDATFNDMCMATFASEYRVLSKNEKCQNRITLNNDCGFIAKRTRTKPAVVRYMRFSESKNSELFYQSRMQLFLPYRVDTQLKPPNCELFEQFYKNGHVRFNDGSKHSVKSVVDLNRSKFEKEANELEAIQNMIDSDGILENAWCDLFPEQELERLQCEEERKNKDQIVEEVENIPDLAVGNQKIAHLEKRNNIMSRSDGLALIRSLNKTQLSVFYQIRQWCLQKLAGKNPDPLHVFITGGAGTGKTHLIKAIQYEATRLLSTVCRHPDNVCVLITAPTGIAAYNLHASTIHHTFSISKDCRLPYTPLGEEKLNSLRAKYSDLQILIIDEISMVDHKMLSYIHGRLRQIKQTGDVHPFGKVSVIAVGDFFQLPPVKGKPLYVDDVGFNLWSNRFRLVELKDIVRQKDHVFAELLNRIRTRSKGTPMLKTDIETLKSCETGEVSSALHIFPTNKQVNEHNIQQLFKTCPEYIEIDAQDFVTNKKTGKLELKSGHHAKAHDACLAEKLLLGKDARVMLCKNVDVMDGLVNGVCGTVRHIVTYQNNKFPQKVYVKFDDNQIGAQSRKQSAGSNPFISMGATAIEPEEERATKQGGLRRQFPLKLAWACTIHKVQGITVDNVVVSLKKVFSAGQAYVALSRVTSLAGLVIQDLEDKALYCKDHIKDAIQSMPKFLIENETKSKFNTHTFSLFMMNVQNLPCHVFDLGLCTQHLQLNCIAVIETWLPPVFSMEAVKLDGYNFHSAPRALAYNGNHPALVGLQHQQHGGVGMYIAHNMKYDILKLPNVNLECWAYKCATYNILVAVIYRPPSYPMSLFKENLGKLLDWLDPQSNTIAVMGDFNDDLLKSSTICKFVTDRGYSQLVGEPTTEKGTQIDHVYVKTPFYDVKSIVVPTYFSDHEGLVCSFTYKCMNNDPKN